From a single Nakaseomyces glabratus chromosome H, complete sequence genomic region:
- the COA1 gene encoding Coa1p (CAGL0H06743g~Ortholog(s) have role in mitochondrial respiratory chain complex IV assembly and integral component of mitochondrial inner membrane localization): MMSMLPSRMLRQRTALAAVRGLRTGSRVMVELKDKERPMTVNAELPDPMAGRRKRIAAFAAFSLATGSALAVIFNYEKTESAIVSNTMYYMRRSGQTIDALGENIEFAGVIPWVWGELNPVAGKINITFSVKGKKGVTGIVKLVADRENRREEFRIHEWSLTVPDKKIDLLAENPHSSFD; this comes from the coding sequence ATGATGTCAATGCTACCGAGTCGTATGTTGAGGCAGCGGACAGCGCTTGCCGCTGTGAGAGGTTTGCGCACGGGGAGTAGGGTTATGGTGGAGTTGAAGGATAAGGAGAGACCAATGACTGTCAATGCTGAGTTGCCTGATCCTATGGCTGGACGCCGTAAGCGTATTGCAGCATTTGCTGCGTTTTCTTTAGCAACTGGTAGTGCCCTGGCTGTGATATTCAACTATGAGAAAACAGAGTCGGCGATTGTTTCGAACACGATGTACTATATGCGTAGGTCTGGCCAGACAATCGACGCTTTGGGTGAGAACATCGAATTTGCCGGTGTGATTCCATGGGTCTGGGGTGAACTGAACCCAGTGGCCGGTAAGATCAATATAACTTTCTCTGTCAAGGGTAAGAAAGGCGTCACTGGTATCGTTAAACTTGTAGCTGACAGAGAGAACCGCCGTGAAGAATTTAGAATCCACGAATGGAGTCTGACTGTCCCAGATAAAAAGATAGACCTTTTAGCTGAGAATCCACATTCCTCATTTGATTAA